A stretch of Spirosoma oryzicola DNA encodes these proteins:
- a CDS encoding glycosyltransferase, which yields MMSADWFYPSQMGGPSNAIYWQAKAMTQAGHQVTVVATSQDIPSTVPTSRWLTLACGRVMYTKNPHFYLPFAHIWYAVVAIRQVEVVHINSLFYPSSVVLVIAARLLRKRIIWAPHGELSPRALIYRSRLKQGLLRLFRVVSKDVIFHSTCPAETVHIRQHFGHNALVQELENMMEMAPARTRKPEPYLLFIGRLHPIKAIDRLLEALSESAIFRSGAYSLTIAGPDTNNYQSHLEELVTTWALTEKVTFVGPVHGEHKEQLLANAYVTILPSHSENFGNVVIESLAQGTPVIASTGTPWQLLETKRAGCWVDNNPSDLCHAIEQFLRLSVDAYASYRQGASELARRFDIHANVAQWERFYEDALG from the coding sequence ATGATGTCAGCCGATTGGTTTTATCCGTCGCAGATGGGTGGGCCAAGCAATGCGATCTATTGGCAGGCAAAGGCGATGACACAGGCGGGGCATCAGGTAACGGTGGTAGCTACGTCGCAGGATATACCATCGACTGTTCCTACTAGCCGTTGGTTGACGTTGGCGTGTGGCCGTGTGATGTACACAAAGAATCCGCACTTCTACCTGCCGTTCGCGCACATCTGGTATGCTGTGGTGGCCATTCGGCAGGTGGAAGTGGTCCATATCAACAGTCTGTTTTATCCAAGCTCGGTTGTGCTGGTTATCGCTGCGCGACTGTTGCGTAAACGAATAATCTGGGCACCCCACGGCGAGCTAAGTCCAAGGGCATTGATCTACCGATCCCGGCTCAAGCAAGGGTTGCTGCGGTTGTTTCGCGTTGTAAGCAAGGACGTAATTTTTCATTCGACTTGCCCAGCCGAGACGGTACATATCCGTCAACATTTTGGTCATAACGCACTGGTACAGGAATTGGAAAATATGATGGAAATGGCACCGGCTCGTACGCGTAAACCGGAACCGTATTTGCTGTTCATCGGGCGGTTGCATCCCATCAAAGCTATTGATCGACTCCTCGAAGCCCTGAGTGAATCGGCTATTTTTCGGAGCGGTGCTTACTCACTAACGATTGCCGGACCTGACACGAATAATTACCAAAGTCATCTCGAAGAACTCGTTACAACCTGGGCATTGACGGAGAAAGTAACCTTCGTTGGACCAGTTCATGGTGAGCATAAAGAACAGTTGCTTGCCAATGCCTACGTGACAATTCTGCCCTCGCATTCCGAAAACTTCGGCAATGTCGTCATCGAATCGCTGGCGCAGGGAACGCCCGTTATCGCATCGACCGGGACGCCCTGGCAATTGCTCGAAACAAAACGGGCTGGGTGTTGGGTCGACAATAACCCCAGCGATTTGTGTCATGCTATCGAACAGTTTTTGCGCCTGTCTGTCGATGCGTACGCGTCGTATCGACAAGGAGCTTCCGAGTTGGCACGCCGATTCGATATTCACGCGAACGTCGCGCAGTGGGAACGATTCTACGAAGATGCACTAGGATGA
- a CDS encoding Gfo/Idh/MocA family protein produces MNEQLGIILKMLKLVRFARIYGWPRALNKAIARTRPHWLRKRISYRCKATISVIGCGQFAFSSVCFFLQKDRRNGFLSAYDVNLQQAHSLGHYYGFREIAVTVDAVLNHPALAVLYILSNHASHAAYAIAGLQRNKIVYVEKPIAVTRCQFIELSVAARQSSGQVFAGYNRPYSEAIQVLKPYVITQKTAGSFSLNYVINGHVIPPDHWYRRPDEGTRICGNIGHWIDLTIHLFAWRSLPDWIAVQIAYANPDEPDDNLVITFTTDQHDLVSMLFTSRAESFEGVREAMHLQYNDLIAHIDDFRQLTVHQGAKRRNWHFTPKDVGHERAVLQPFCADNRAWHEVELSTLLMLFVRDQVLTGQAMSRFDVPAELRRLEADVEHLIASPSTVSF; encoded by the coding sequence ATGAACGAGCAGTTGGGAATCATACTGAAGATGCTGAAACTGGTTCGGTTTGCCCGGATCTACGGCTGGCCGAGAGCGCTTAACAAAGCAATTGCCCGCACTCGCCCGCATTGGTTGCGTAAACGAATTTCGTATCGCTGTAAGGCGACGATTTCCGTGATCGGCTGTGGCCAGTTTGCGTTTAGCAGCGTCTGTTTTTTTCTGCAAAAGGACCGCAGGAATGGCTTTCTGAGCGCGTATGATGTCAATCTTCAGCAAGCGCATTCTTTAGGCCATTATTATGGTTTTCGGGAGATCGCCGTTACTGTAGACGCCGTTCTAAACCATCCGGCGCTGGCCGTTTTGTACATCTTGTCCAACCACGCATCGCACGCGGCTTATGCCATTGCAGGCTTGCAGCGTAACAAAATCGTGTACGTTGAAAAGCCGATTGCCGTTACGCGGTGTCAGTTCATTGAGCTGAGCGTGGCTGCTCGGCAATCGTCAGGGCAGGTTTTTGCGGGCTACAACCGACCTTACTCAGAAGCGATTCAGGTGCTTAAACCGTATGTGATTACTCAGAAAACGGCAGGCAGTTTTAGCCTTAACTACGTCATTAACGGTCACGTAATTCCGCCCGATCACTGGTATAGACGCCCTGACGAAGGCACCCGTATTTGTGGAAACATAGGGCACTGGATTGACTTGACGATTCACCTGTTTGCCTGGCGGAGTTTGCCCGACTGGATTGCGGTTCAGATCGCTTACGCCAATCCTGATGAACCCGACGATAATCTGGTTATAACCTTTACAACGGATCAGCACGACCTTGTTTCCATGCTGTTCACGTCGCGAGCAGAATCCTTCGAAGGCGTTCGGGAGGCCATGCACCTACAATACAATGACCTCATTGCGCACATCGACGACTTTCGACAGTTGACCGTCCATCAGGGAGCTAAACGCCGAAACTGGCACTTTACGCCGAAAGATGTCGGGCACGAACGGGCGGTGTTACAGCCGTTTTGCGCCGATAACCGCGCTTGGCATGAGGTTGAGCTATCGACGTTACTGATGCTGTTCGTTCGGGATCAGGTACTGACCGGTCAGGCCATGTCGCGTTTTGATGTTCCGGCTGAGTTGCGCCGTCTGGAAGCCGACGTTGAGCACCTAATCGCATCTCCATCCACCGTTTCTTTCTAA
- the wecB gene encoding non-hydrolyzing UDP-N-acetylglucosamine 2-epimerase — protein MKIVSIVGARPNFIKIAAIHRAFKQHSVIQSTLVHTGQHYDACLSTVFFDQLDLPSPDYYLGVGAGTQTQQTAQIMRTFEPVLEAEQPDWVLVVGDVTSTLACALVADQKDVPVAHVEAGLRSGDRRMPEERNRMLTDSLANLLFVTEQAGIDNLKREGVADERIQFVGNVMIDSLVQYRAQANKLNTVQKLGLTPDNYVLMTMHRPANVDREAGLLQIGQIVENTARYKTVVFPLHPRTRANLARMGLLDRLTNMPNARLLEPQGYLEFLNLLEHAAIVITDSGGVQEETTYLRVPCLTLRDSTERPVTVELGTNQLLTELNPQSVQNRVAAILAGRTKQGCIPPLWDGHAATRIARIMSHQAYKR, from the coding sequence GTGAAAATTGTCAGCATCGTCGGGGCGCGTCCGAATTTTATAAAGATTGCTGCTATCCACCGCGCTTTTAAGCAGCATTCTGTCATCCAGTCAACGCTTGTTCATACAGGACAGCACTACGACGCTTGCTTGAGTACCGTGTTTTTCGATCAACTCGATTTACCATCACCCGATTATTACCTGGGCGTTGGTGCCGGAACGCAAACGCAGCAAACCGCCCAAATCATGCGCACGTTTGAGCCGGTTCTTGAGGCTGAACAACCCGATTGGGTCTTGGTGGTTGGTGACGTTACCAGTACGCTTGCCTGTGCGTTGGTGGCTGATCAAAAAGACGTTCCGGTTGCGCACGTGGAAGCGGGACTTCGCTCGGGTGACCGCCGGATGCCGGAAGAAAGAAACCGGATGCTGACCGACTCGCTGGCCAACCTGCTGTTTGTGACGGAACAGGCTGGAATAGACAACCTCAAACGGGAAGGCGTTGCGGACGAACGAATTCAATTCGTAGGTAATGTGATGATTGATTCGCTGGTGCAGTACCGTGCCCAAGCCAACAAGCTCAACACTGTTCAGAAACTGGGGTTGACACCCGATAATTATGTGCTGATGACCATGCATCGTCCGGCCAATGTAGATCGGGAAGCGGGCTTGCTTCAGATTGGTCAAATCGTTGAGAACACGGCTCGTTACAAAACGGTGGTATTTCCGCTACATCCACGAACGCGAGCGAATCTGGCCCGAATGGGCCTACTGGATCGGCTAACAAATATGCCAAACGCCCGGCTGCTCGAACCGCAGGGGTATCTTGAATTTCTAAATCTGCTGGAACACGCGGCTATTGTGATCACAGATTCGGGCGGAGTTCAGGAAGAGACAACCTACCTACGAGTTCCCTGCCTGACATTGCGCGACAGCACCGAACGCCCGGTTACGGTCGAATTGGGCACGAATCAATTACTGACTGAGCTAAATCCGCAAAGCGTTCAGAATCGCGTCGCGGCTATTCTGGCTGGTCGCACCAAACAGGGCTGTATCCCGCCGTTGTGGGACGGTCATGCAGCCACGCGCATTGCTAGAATCATGAGCCATCAAGCCTATAAGCGCTAA
- a CDS encoding bi-domain-containing oxidoreductase, whose amino-acid sequence MKQLVQNLKTGETLLEEVPTPQVGRGQVLIQTRRSLVSLGTERMLVEFGKASLIAKARQQPDKVKQVLDKMQRDGLLPTLEAVFRKLDQPLPLGYCNVGTVVSVGEDVTDLRVGDRVASNGPHAELVCVPRNLVTPVPDSVSDDEAAFTVIGAIALQGVRLLAPTLNETVVVFGLGLVGLLTAELLRLNGCHVIGLDVDENKLQLARKRGFTAFNPAEDTDPALAVLALTRGIGADGVVITASIKSNEVITQTARMSRKKGRIVLVGVVGLSLDRADFYEKELTFRVSCSYGPGRYDEEYEQRGHDYPLPFVRWTENRNFQTIVQLLERQQLDVKPFITEVVSFADYRTIYDSIHQPDRSAIASLLAYPETVRSLPIPKITSVRYVGGSATVGIIGAGNFADATLIPALKAAGANLNAIASAGGLNAALLARKYGISESTTDYRQLIDNPEIDLCLIATRHNLHARMTVEALQAGKHVFVEKPLAIYDKELLPIIEAQQATGRLVMVGFNRRFSPYALKMKALVGGRFSAELPMNVIATVNAGAIPANSWVHDRTVGGGRVLGEACHFIDLITFLTGSRVISVCMNTMGKQPSETSDSASLLLRYENGSTGVVNYFANGSKAYVKERIEVYSQERTLVLDNFRKLTGYGFKRFSSLSGRQDKGHVEQMKRLIQQVRIGTIDAQDDLLIPFPEIVNTTQTTLAALHSFRQNGWINVKGVGTFQETALSEGHE is encoded by the coding sequence ATGAAGCAACTTGTACAAAATCTTAAAACTGGCGAAACTCTCTTGGAAGAAGTACCTACTCCGCAGGTTGGCCGCGGACAGGTATTGATTCAAACGCGTCGGTCGCTGGTGTCTCTTGGTACCGAGCGGATGCTTGTTGAGTTTGGAAAAGCCAGCCTGATTGCCAAAGCCCGGCAACAACCCGACAAGGTGAAGCAGGTGCTGGACAAAATGCAGCGCGATGGACTCCTGCCTACTCTGGAGGCCGTATTTCGTAAACTCGATCAGCCGTTGCCACTCGGTTACTGCAATGTTGGAACGGTCGTATCGGTAGGTGAGGATGTTACAGATCTGCGCGTTGGCGACCGGGTGGCGTCCAACGGCCCGCATGCCGAACTAGTCTGTGTACCGCGTAATCTGGTGACGCCCGTACCCGATAGTGTGAGCGATGACGAAGCGGCCTTTACGGTGATTGGAGCAATTGCTTTGCAGGGCGTTCGGTTACTGGCTCCCACGCTGAATGAAACCGTTGTTGTGTTTGGTCTGGGCCTCGTCGGATTGCTGACCGCCGAGTTACTGCGGCTCAATGGCTGTCACGTGATCGGGCTGGATGTGGATGAGAACAAACTGCAACTGGCCAGAAAACGAGGTTTTACAGCGTTCAACCCGGCTGAGGATACCGATCCTGCTCTGGCTGTCTTGGCGCTTACCAGGGGTATCGGAGCGGACGGTGTCGTAATAACGGCTTCGATAAAAAGCAACGAAGTCATCACGCAGACGGCTCGCATGAGTCGGAAAAAAGGTCGAATTGTGTTGGTCGGCGTGGTTGGGCTAAGCCTGGATCGAGCCGATTTTTATGAGAAAGAATTGACGTTTAGGGTGTCGTGTTCCTACGGTCCCGGTCGCTACGATGAAGAGTATGAGCAGCGAGGACACGACTATCCGCTGCCGTTTGTCCGCTGGACGGAAAACCGCAACTTTCAAACAATTGTGCAACTGCTGGAGCGTCAGCAACTGGATGTGAAGCCGTTCATTACGGAGGTTGTTTCTTTCGCTGACTATCGTACCATTTACGACTCAATTCATCAGCCGGATCGGTCGGCAATCGCGTCGCTACTGGCTTACCCCGAAACGGTTAGGTCGCTGCCTATACCGAAAATTACATCTGTCCGCTATGTCGGTGGTTCTGCGACGGTGGGTATCATCGGGGCCGGAAATTTTGCAGACGCCACGCTCATCCCTGCCCTGAAAGCGGCTGGGGCCAACCTGAACGCGATTGCTTCCGCCGGAGGACTGAATGCCGCCTTACTCGCCAGAAAATACGGTATTTCGGAAAGTACGACCGATTACCGACAGCTTATCGATAACCCTGAAATCGACCTGTGTTTGATTGCAACCCGGCACAATCTTCACGCGCGGATGACGGTCGAAGCGTTGCAGGCGGGTAAACACGTATTTGTTGAAAAGCCATTAGCGATTTATGACAAAGAACTGTTACCGATCATCGAAGCGCAACAGGCAACTGGGCGGCTGGTTATGGTTGGCTTCAATCGGCGCTTTTCGCCTTACGCGCTAAAAATGAAAGCTTTGGTCGGCGGTCGTTTTTCGGCTGAGCTACCCATGAATGTAATTGCGACTGTTAACGCTGGCGCTATTCCAGCTAATTCCTGGGTGCATGACAGGACTGTAGGCGGTGGTCGCGTATTGGGGGAAGCCTGTCATTTTATTGATCTGATTACCTTTCTGACGGGTAGTCGGGTGATCAGCGTGTGCATGAATACGATGGGAAAACAGCCTTCCGAAACGAGTGATTCGGCATCGCTGCTGCTGCGTTACGAAAATGGGTCAACGGGCGTCGTCAACTATTTCGCCAATGGAAGCAAAGCCTACGTGAAAGAACGAATCGAGGTGTATTCACAGGAGCGGACGTTGGTTCTGGACAACTTTCGCAAGCTGACAGGGTATGGCTTCAAGCGCTTTTCGAGTTTGTCCGGACGGCAGGATAAAGGCCACGTGGAGCAAATGAAGCGGCTCATCCAGCAGGTTCGAATTGGTACAATAGACGCGCAGGACGATTTACTTATTCCGTTCCCGGAGATTGTCAACACGACTCAGACGACACTGGCGGCTTTGCACAGTTTTCGACAAAACGGATGGATTAACGTAAAGGGCGTGGGGACATTTCAGGAAACAGCTTTGTCGGAAGGGCATGAGTAA
- a CDS encoding alginate lyase family protein: MSKIGLIWRTVRYLQCRQLVYQVINRLRRRPRLRLPKHLPSIQFVRVPEADKPVSYENRAFTFLNQSVQFDSEIDWNYAENGKLWTYNFTYFDYLNQGEKELAAGLWLIRQFMAKTDSVAAGLEPYPTSLRIMNWVQFLSRHRMQDDLVNTHLFAQVHLLSRRLEYHLGGNHLLENGFALLAGGLFFRNKSWFEKGSKLLRAELAEQILLDGAHAERSPMYHQILLGRLLDVLIMLQDDTWHGDSALVELLTTKAVVMLRWLTGITFSNGDVPMVNDAAFGIAPTTEQIQKKAEMVLPTACSERLTRSPQSESKESGYRLFRYSDYEFFADVGAVGPDYQPGHAHADTFSFVLYVHGQPVIVDSGTSTYQSGLRRSWERSTAAHNTVEVNGTDSSEVWAGFRVGRRAYVTLLVDEEAVLSAQHDGYSSVGITHQRTWHFEPTRICILDQITRNTSGGYEPLTAVARLHFHPDVALNLTDGGVDAGPLTLTFQSDKPPIVVVKSYDMATGFNQLRTAHCLEITFANCLNTLVTLAE; this comes from the coding sequence ATGAGTAAGATCGGGCTTATCTGGCGAACGGTTCGGTACTTGCAATGTCGTCAACTAGTTTATCAGGTTATCAACCGGTTGCGTCGGCGACCTAGATTGCGCCTGCCTAAGCATCTACCATCTATACAGTTTGTGCGTGTGCCGGAAGCCGATAAACCTGTATCATACGAGAACAGGGCGTTTACTTTTCTAAATCAGTCCGTTCAGTTCGATTCCGAAATTGACTGGAATTATGCCGAAAATGGAAAGCTATGGACCTACAACTTTACTTATTTCGATTACCTAAATCAGGGCGAAAAAGAATTAGCAGCAGGACTTTGGTTGATCCGGCAGTTTATGGCGAAAACCGATTCGGTAGCTGCTGGTCTGGAACCGTATCCAACATCGTTACGAATTATGAACTGGGTGCAGTTTCTGAGTCGCCATCGGATGCAGGACGATTTGGTAAATACACACTTGTTTGCGCAGGTTCATCTGTTAAGCCGACGATTGGAGTATCACCTTGGCGGTAATCACCTGCTCGAAAATGGCTTTGCGCTTCTGGCGGGAGGGTTGTTTTTTCGCAACAAAAGCTGGTTCGAAAAAGGGTCCAAACTCCTGCGGGCGGAACTAGCGGAACAGATTTTGCTCGACGGTGCTCATGCGGAACGAAGTCCTATGTATCACCAGATTCTGCTGGGTCGACTGCTGGATGTGCTGATCATGTTGCAGGACGACACCTGGCATGGTGATTCGGCGCTTGTCGAACTGCTAACGACGAAAGCGGTCGTGATGCTCCGCTGGCTCACAGGCATAACGTTCTCCAACGGTGACGTGCCTATGGTCAATGACGCGGCCTTTGGTATCGCTCCGACAACCGAACAAATTCAAAAAAAGGCGGAAATGGTTTTACCTACGGCTTGTTCCGAGCGATTGACACGTAGCCCGCAAAGCGAAAGTAAAGAAAGCGGTTACCGGCTGTTTCGGTATTCTGACTACGAGTTTTTTGCCGATGTGGGCGCTGTTGGTCCTGATTACCAGCCGGGTCATGCTCATGCCGATACCTTTTCGTTTGTTTTGTATGTGCACGGTCAGCCAGTGATTGTCGACAGCGGCACCTCAACGTATCAGAGCGGTCTGCGTCGGTCGTGGGAGCGGAGTACTGCCGCACATAATACAGTTGAAGTTAACGGTACCGATTCATCCGAGGTTTGGGCGGGCTTTCGCGTTGGGCGACGGGCATATGTTACGTTGCTGGTGGACGAGGAAGCGGTTTTATCGGCTCAGCACGACGGCTATTCATCGGTTGGAATTACCCATCAGCGAACGTGGCATTTTGAGCCTACCAGGATTTGTATATTGGACCAGATTACTCGCAATACGTCTGGCGGGTATGAGCCGCTAACGGCTGTGGCACGGTTGCATTTTCACCCTGACGTAGCCCTAAACTTGACCGATGGTGGCGTTGACGCGGGACCATTGACGCTTACGTTTCAATCTGACAAACCGCCAATTGTCGTAGTAAAATCGTATGACATGGCTACAGGTTTCAATCAGTTGCGGACGGCTCATTGTCTGGAAATCACGTTTGCAAATTGCCTGAACACCCTCGTAACCTTGGCTGAATGA
- a CDS encoding glycosyltransferase family 4 protein: MKILYLSFYFEPDLCPGSFRNTALVNELANQLSATDLIHVVTPQPNRYQSFKRTASGHEIREKENACRVIIDRVTVPTHASGRLDQMRSFLTYFRAAHRLTKDRQYDLVFASSSRLFTAFLGARLARKRRIPLVLDIRDLLRETIVELFSRSCLRFGLHWVLSAVERYTFGYARHINLVSEGFRDYFTSYSQATYSYFTNGIDEEFLNIPQVSRPIANEKIILYAGNIGEGQGLHKIIPQAARMLGDPYRFVIIGAGGAQVNLEQMIRTETLTNVRIYEPMSREKLVMAYQNADYLLVHLNDLEAFKRVLPSKLFEYGAMTKPILAGVAGYAAQFIQTHISNTILFEPGDAKSLVAQLRQTPYRTAHRADFVATFRRKTIMQAMAEHILKTVSSLRDKPYAV, encoded by the coding sequence ATGAAAATTTTGTACTTAAGCTTTTACTTCGAGCCAGATCTTTGTCCTGGTTCGTTTCGCAATACAGCACTCGTCAACGAACTGGCGAACCAGCTTTCGGCTACTGACCTCATCCACGTTGTTACCCCGCAACCGAACCGTTATCAGTCATTTAAGCGGACGGCATCAGGTCATGAAATCAGAGAGAAAGAGAATGCCTGCCGAGTAATTATTGATCGGGTTACGGTACCAACTCACGCCAGCGGACGACTCGATCAGATGCGTTCGTTCCTGACGTATTTTCGGGCGGCACATCGGTTAACGAAAGACAGGCAATATGATTTGGTATTCGCTTCGTCTTCCCGATTGTTCACAGCTTTTCTGGGCGCACGTCTTGCCCGAAAAAGGCGCATTCCTTTAGTTCTCGACATTCGGGACCTGTTGCGCGAAACAATCGTGGAGCTATTCAGCCGTTCATGTTTACGATTCGGACTCCATTGGGTTTTGTCCGCTGTCGAACGATACACATTTGGCTACGCTCGACATATTAATCTGGTTTCAGAAGGGTTTCGCGATTATTTTACCTCGTATTCACAAGCTACGTATAGCTACTTCACGAACGGAATTGACGAGGAGTTTTTAAATATACCTCAGGTTAGTCGCCCAATCGCTAACGAGAAAATTATCCTTTACGCCGGTAATATCGGTGAAGGCCAGGGGCTACACAAAATTATTCCGCAAGCCGCCCGAATGCTGGGTGATCCGTATCGGTTTGTGATCATCGGGGCCGGTGGTGCACAGGTTAACCTCGAACAAATGATTCGTACCGAAACGCTTACCAATGTCCGGATTTACGAACCCATGAGTCGGGAAAAGCTCGTGATGGCGTACCAGAACGCCGATTATCTGCTTGTGCATCTTAATGATCTGGAGGCTTTTAAGCGTGTCCTGCCTTCCAAGTTGTTTGAGTACGGAGCCATGACAAAACCTATTCTGGCCGGAGTAGCCGGTTACGCGGCTCAGTTTATCCAAACGCACATAAGTAATACCATTTTGTTTGAGCCGGGTGACGCGAAAAGCCTTGTTGCGCAACTCCGCCAGACCCCGTATCGAACGGCTCATCGTGCTGACTTTGTAGCTACCTTTCGACGAAAAACCATTATGCAGGCTATGGCTGAACACATTCTTAAAACGGTTTCATCTCTGCGAGACAAGCCTTACGCCGTATGA
- a CDS encoding NAD-dependent epimerase/dehydratase family protein encodes MNILMTGASGFLGSRIRSELEGNHALTTLGRQTISQQHIRCDLVDETPQLKGYTFDVVIHAAGKAHAVPRTSQERGDYERVNVQGTVRLLTALEQLPVLPQAIVYISTVLAYGRSEGQLLDEKTSLDATDVYGLSKARAEALVCAWGERTGVRVAILRLPLVAAREPTGNLAAMMNGLRRGYYVRIGDGAACRSMVRADDVATVVLKAAAVGGTYNLTDGCHPSVYQLEEAMARLVGRNRIPTVPLGVAKAVANVGDGINGLIGRRFPLDSMALRKLTSSLTFSDEAARQHLDWNPRAVLDCFR; translated from the coding sequence ATGAATATTCTTATGACGGGTGCTTCTGGTTTTCTGGGAAGCCGGATTCGTAGCGAACTTGAAGGAAATCACGCGCTCACTACACTGGGCAGGCAGACAATCAGTCAACAGCATATTCGTTGTGATCTGGTCGACGAAACGCCCCAATTGAAAGGCTACACATTCGATGTTGTCATTCATGCCGCCGGGAAAGCGCACGCTGTTCCTCGAACTTCGCAAGAGCGGGGCGACTACGAGCGCGTGAACGTACAAGGAACCGTTCGCTTGTTGACCGCGCTGGAACAACTGCCGGTGTTACCTCAGGCAATTGTGTATATCAGTACCGTGCTGGCCTACGGACGTTCGGAGGGACAGTTGCTTGACGAAAAAACTTCGCTAGATGCTACTGATGTCTACGGGTTAAGTAAGGCGCGGGCAGAAGCACTGGTTTGCGCGTGGGGCGAACGAACGGGCGTTCGCGTTGCCATTCTGCGGCTACCACTGGTGGCTGCTCGTGAACCGACGGGCAATCTGGCTGCGATGATGAACGGACTTCGGCGCGGGTATTACGTACGGATAGGGGACGGCGCTGCCTGTCGAAGCATGGTCCGGGCTGACGATGTAGCGACTGTTGTGCTCAAAGCCGCTGCGGTTGGCGGAACCTATAACCTTACGGACGGCTGTCATCCGAGCGTCTATCAACTTGAAGAAGCGATGGCCCGCCTGGTTGGTCGAAACCGTATACCAACGGTTCCGCTGGGCGTCGCCAAAGCCGTCGCGAACGTCGGTGATGGAATAAACGGGTTAATCGGTCGTCGCTTTCCGCTCGACTCAATGGCACTCCGAAAATTGACGAGTTCGCTAACGTTTTCGGACGAAGCCGCTCGCCAACACCTCGACTGGAATCCACGCGCTGTTCTCGATTGCTTCCGATGA
- a CDS encoding thioredoxin family protein: MKKVIWFLAILFVGFSYSPSQALSAGDRKPAPKEDGQGIQFTEAAWKAILQKAKTEKKVIFLDAYASWCGPCKLLQKNVFTKKAVGDFYNAKFINVKMDMEKGEGPALSQVYPLEAYPTLLFIDGNGKVLKKVIGLQSPEDLIAIGKSVK; encoded by the coding sequence ATGAAAAAAGTAATTTGGTTCTTAGCCATTCTATTTGTCGGATTCAGCTACTCGCCCAGCCAGGCTCTTTCGGCGGGTGATCGCAAACCAGCACCTAAAGAAGACGGCCAGGGTATTCAGTTTACGGAAGCGGCCTGGAAAGCAATTCTTCAGAAAGCCAAAACCGAAAAGAAAGTTATTTTCCTGGACGCGTACGCAAGCTGGTGTGGTCCCTGTAAGCTGTTGCAAAAGAACGTCTTCACCAAGAAAGCAGTGGGCGATTTCTACAATGCCAAGTTTATCAACGTGAAGATGGACATGGAAAAAGGCGAAGGCCCCGCTCTGTCGCAGGTATACCCGCTTGAGGCTTATCCAACGTTGCTTTTTATCGACGGCAACGGTAAAGTGTTGAAAAAAGTAATCGGTTTGCAATCGCCCGAAGACCTGATTGCAATCGGCAAGAGCGTTAAATAA
- the yihA gene encoding ribosome biogenesis GTP-binding protein YihA/YsxC has protein sequence MPVKQAEFFVSNSDPAKCPKPDRPEYAFIGRSNVGKSSLINMLTGRSSLAKISGKPGKTQLINHFVIDNEWYLVDLPGYGYAQVSKTEREKFAALIDGYLTGRSNLLCIFVLVDSRIEPQKIDLDFMYNLGEKGLPFVIVFTKTEKLGPNKLQAALDAYRAKLLETWEEAPQFFITSAVTAAGREEILSFIRPLNAEFRK, from the coding sequence ATGCCCGTTAAACAAGCTGAGTTCTTTGTCAGCAATTCAGATCCGGCCAAATGCCCCAAGCCCGATCGGCCCGAGTACGCGTTCATTGGCCGCTCCAATGTGGGAAAATCGTCGCTGATTAATATGCTGACGGGTCGCTCGTCGCTGGCTAAAATTTCTGGTAAACCCGGCAAAACCCAGCTTATCAATCATTTTGTGATCGATAACGAGTGGTACCTGGTCGATTTGCCTGGTTATGGTTACGCCCAGGTGAGCAAAACCGAACGTGAGAAATTTGCCGCCCTGATCGACGGCTATCTGACCGGTCGTTCTAATCTGCTTTGTATTTTTGTACTGGTCGATTCGCGCATTGAGCCCCAAAAAATTGACCTTGATTTTATGTACAATCTGGGTGAAAAGGGCTTGCCGTTTGTCATCGTGTTTACCAAAACAGAGAAATTGGGCCCCAACAAGTTGCAGGCTGCTCTCGACGCTTACCGGGCCAAGCTGCTGGAAACCTGGGAGGAAGCCCCCCAGTTTTTTATCACATCAGCAGTTACGGCTGCCGGACGCGAAGAAATTCTGTCGTTTATTCGTCCGCTGAACGCTGAATTCCGGAAGTAA